The nucleotide sequence AAACATTAATCCTAGACGCTCCGACTAATTTTGGACCGGATGGCGGAGGCATTAGTTACATCCCGCAAAACTATGACGGAAAATTTCACGGCGTGTTGCCGATGCGAAAAACATTAGCAATGTCACTGAATATTCCCGCCATCAAAACACTTTCTTTGGTCGGGATTGATAGCGCGATTGATATGGCGCATCGTCTCGGCATTACCACTTTAAATGATAGAAATCGCTATGGACTATCTTTAGCGATCGGTGGGGCGGAAGTAAAATTGGTCGACATGGTTGGTGTTTTTGGAGTATTTGCGACGGAGGGAAAAAAATATCCACTGCACTCTATCTTAGAAATCGTGGATAATAACGGTCAATCATATTTTGATAAAGCTCAAAGTAAGCAAGTGATTGATGTGGAGGTAGCTAGGAAGATCGACTCTATCCTTTCAGATAATGATGCGCGCTCGGCAACATTTGGCGCGAGGAGCCCACTTTTTATTCCCGGGCGTACGGTTGCAGCTAAAACGGGAACATCGCAAGATTTTCGCGATGCTTGGACGGTTGGATTCACGCCGTCTATTGCTGTCGGAGTTTGGGCGGGTAACAATGACTCGCGTCCGATGCACGCTGGCGCGGATGGCGTCTTTGTGGCCGCTCCGATCTGGCGCAGTTTCATGGATCTGGTACTTTCACGCTATCCCAACGAGGGCTTTACTGCCTATAGTGTTATTCATAAAGACGAAAAAGTGGTTTTAAGTGAAGAAGAGCTGAAAAAACTTGAAGAGCAGAAAAAGCAAGAAGAGAAAGACAAGAAAAAAGCGGGAAAGAAGAAAAAGAAATAAAAAACTCCTCCTCGCCCTTCGGGAGAGGATGTCACGAGCACGTGACAGGTGAGGGCAAGGGTTATATGTTAAGAGTAATCTAAACAAAGCTAGTTTTTTCTCAATATATAACCCTTTCCCTCATCCGGCCTTCGGCCACCTTCTCCCGAAGGGCGAAGGGGATATTAGCAGAGCCCTTCCTGGGGCTTTTTTGATTTGCAGGGCTTATTTAAGCCAATAAGACGCAAATGGCTAAAATGCGATGGCTTATTAGAGCCAAAATAGCGCCATAATGCTTGACTTTTTGGGCATTATTTGCTAAGATTGTAGGTCAGTCTGAAAAGGGGAACTAGATCCCTGACTGGCAATTAACAATTAAAGTTTATGTATGCGTATTAGCACGAAATTGGCCATTCTAGCTGGTTTTGCTGTCATCCTAAGTTTTGGAACGATGGTAGAAACGGTGAAGGCTGATGAGTCTAATCAAACAAAAATAAACTTCAATATCGTAGAAAATATCTTGACTATCGGACAAACAAATGTCTGTATGGCCGAGGAACTTGCTCCAACTGCGGAAGTTATGGCAGAAAAGAAGGTGGAGGAAGTAAAAAAGGAAGAAAATGTAATTGAAACTAAAAAAGTACCTAATAATAGCAATCTTCCAGAAGGGAAATTCATTATCAATGCTTCAGCGTATACTGCTGCGGCAGATGAGTGTGGCAAAAGCGATGGAATTACCGCTTCGGGAAAAAAGGTAAAGGAAAATGAGACAATCGCTTGTCCAAAAAACTTTGCTTTTGGAACAAAGGTCAACATCGAAGGCTATGGGACTTACATCTGCCAAGATCGCGGAGGTGCGATTAAGGGGAATAAGATTGATATCTACATGGAAACAAAAGCGCAAGCGTTTGCTTTCGGTAGACGAAACTTAGTCGCCCAGATTGTGACTGAATAGTTAAAAAGAGCACTCCGAGTAATCGGGGTGCTTTTTTTATGCAAATTTTCAAATAAAAAAACCTTTCTGCTATGTTTAGCAAAAAGGTTTGGAGTGGTGGGATTTTCTGGGGATAGGTTAAGAATTTTAGTGAGGCGCGGCGTCTAAATAAATCAGGCGACTTTTTGGAAAAGTACGGAATGAATTTTGATTCCATTAACATCATCTTCCGGGCAATTTTCCATGTAGTCAATTACTTTTAAGGCGGGAAATTCAGCGATGAGTTTTTCGATTGTGAAACAGCGCATATAATGCTTTCCCCACAGACAGAAGTCTTTACCTTTTGGAACCTTGAATTTTTCCGGCAATGGATCGGCGAATTGGGAGCTGATTAGATATCCGCCATATCTGAGACAGCTTAAGATGTTATCTTTGTATGCTGGAAGGTATGCTCTGCGGATATGATCCATTACAGACCAATCAATTACAAGACTAAATGCAAGATCTAATTTCAAGTGGCTATCAAGAAGGGCTGTGGGTAAAGTAAAGTCTAAATTTTCAAGGTAAAATCTTGGATAGCCACCAATAGTTTCGCAACAATTTCTCAGTGCGTTTTCGGAGATATCAATCCCCAGTAGTGGAATATTTTTTTCTAGAAAATATTTGGCATTGCGCCCGTCAGCTCCAATGCCGATATCCAGAACATTTCCGTAATAAATTCTTTTTACATGTTTTTCAAAAAGGGCAACCATCGATGGGCTGGGAGTTGTTCCCCAACCATATCCTCGCTCCAGCCGTGTCGCTGGATCCTGATACGCTTCGTCGTAAAAATCCTTTTCGATTTTAAGGTGCTTTGGTTTCATTTTGACCTCCTTTGGTTAATTTTCTTTCATCTCAAATTTCAAAACTTTTTTGAAACCTGGGAAAAGAAGGCGAGCAGGATGCGATGATCTGCGGGCTCGCCTTGAAACCTAAAGAAAGAACAATTTCAGGAGAATTAGAAAATATCTTCCCCAAGTAGTATCTCTTTTTAAAAGTTATTTCTACTCGATTACTCAGCCTTTAACGAACAAATCAAACGCGGTATTTCCTTCCTTAAAAAATCACTTATGCTGGAAGGATCTGCGGACAAGTTACACCCGGCCGCTTGCTGCAATGCCCGAATGTTGGGATTGCTACTTGAAGCAACCATGATCGCTTCAGGGAATTTTTCCCTTGCCAATTTAATAAGATCAATGCTGATTCCATCCGGAAGATTAAAGTCCCAAATGATTAGTTGGAATTTATGTTGTATGATTATACATGATGCCTGTAGTAGAGTTGTCGCCCAATAGACATCACAACCAAATTCTTCGCAAGTAAATCCAATGTTTTCACCTGTTGCAAGATGATCTTCGACTATTAATACTTTTATCATTTTATTGTCCTTTTTATAATGTACAATTTTTATCTCCCCAAGAATCCATTTCTTAGTTTGACTCTGGAGCATAGCAGATAAAACAACACGTGTCAACAAAATATTGTTGACGACAATAAGAAATTGATGTATAATGGGTCTAGGATAAGCGAAATTGGGCTTGGGGTGTCGCTTTATGGTTGACGGGGTAAAAAGCTTAAAATTCACTGCATTGTCGGTTCAGTGTCTCCTGACCTGAACTACCTAGTTCTTATTTGGATTTGTGGTGAAAAGTTAGCTGGTTAGAAATAAAAGGTTCAAGTCAGAGACTTGAACCAACGC is from Parcubacteria group bacterium and encodes:
- a CDS encoding 3D domain-containing protein, with the translated sequence MRISTKLAILAGFAVILSFGTMVETVKADESNQTKINFNIVENILTIGQTNVCMAEELAPTAEVMAEKKVEEVKKEENVIETKKVPNNSNLPEGKFIINASAYTAAADECGKSDGITASGKKVKENETIACPKNFAFGTKVNIEGYGTYICQDRGGAIKGNKIDIYMETKAQAFAFGRRNLVAQIVTE
- a CDS encoding class I SAM-dependent methyltransferase; this encodes MKPKHLKIEKDFYDEAYQDPATRLERGYGWGTTPSPSMVALFEKHVKRIYYGNVLDIGIGADGRNAKYFLEKNIPLLGIDISENALRNCCETIGGYPRFYLENLDFTLPTALLDSHLKLDLAFSLVIDWSVMDHIRRAYLPAYKDNILSCLRYGGYLISSQFADPLPEKFKVPKGKDFCLWGKHYMRCFTIEKLIAEFPALKVIDYMENCPEDDVNGIKIHSVLFQKVA
- a CDS encoding response regulator: MIKVLIVEDHLATGENIGFTCEEFGCDVYWATTLLQASCIIIQHKFQLIIWDFNLPDGISIDLIKLAREKFPEAIMVASSSNPNIRALQQAAGCNLSADPSSISDFLRKEIPRLICSLKAE